The Amycolatopsis sp. DG1A-15b genome window below encodes:
- a CDS encoding sugar ABC transporter permease, whose amino-acid sequence MSSPRSSSLLAWPAAKPSRAGRPAATQVNRSRLRRKLKENLTAYGLLCAALVVFALFSWYPIVRGVLLSFQQVDFVNAPTWVGFGNFERLFADPLFGVAWRNTLLFTGLALVFGFAVPFLTAVLLNELRHAKAFFRLAVYLPVMLPPVVTALMWKWFYDPGPGLFNSALGAAGLPGGQWLDSSTTAMLSLVFVSTWANMGSTTLIYLAALGTIPGELYEAAELDGAGLWKRLRHVTFPQTRFVLLVLLLLQIVATMQVFTEPYVMTGGGPDDSTVTVLLLLYRYAFVYNDFGSASAMSLLLFVALGVFSAWYVRLTRKADQS is encoded by the coding sequence GTGTCCTCGCCCAGGTCAAGTAGCCTGCTCGCCTGGCCCGCGGCGAAACCGTCGCGGGCCGGGCGCCCGGCCGCAACTCAGGTGAACCGGAGCAGGCTGCGGCGCAAGCTCAAGGAGAACCTCACCGCGTACGGCCTGCTCTGCGCCGCCCTCGTGGTGTTCGCGCTGTTTTCCTGGTACCCGATCGTGCGCGGTGTCCTGCTGAGCTTCCAGCAGGTCGACTTCGTCAACGCGCCGACGTGGGTCGGGTTCGGCAACTTCGAGCGGCTCTTCGCGGACCCGCTGTTCGGTGTCGCCTGGCGCAACACGCTGCTGTTCACCGGGCTCGCCCTGGTCTTCGGCTTCGCCGTCCCGTTCTTGACGGCCGTGCTGCTGAACGAACTCCGCCACGCGAAGGCGTTCTTCCGGCTCGCCGTCTACCTGCCGGTGATGCTGCCACCGGTCGTGACGGCGCTGATGTGGAAGTGGTTCTACGACCCCGGTCCCGGCTTGTTCAACTCCGCGCTCGGCGCGGCCGGCCTGCCCGGCGGCCAGTGGCTCGACTCCTCCACGACCGCGATGCTGTCGCTGGTGTTCGTCTCGACGTGGGCCAACATGGGCAGCACCACGCTGATCTACCTGGCCGCGCTCGGCACGATCCCCGGCGAGCTCTACGAAGCCGCGGAGCTCGACGGCGCCGGGTTGTGGAAACGGCTGCGGCACGTGACGTTCCCGCAGACGCGGTTCGTCCTGCTGGTGCTCCTGCTGCTGCAGATCGTCGCGACCATGCAGGTGTTCACCGAGCCGTACGTCATGACCGGCGGCGGCCCGGACGACTCCACGGTGACCGTGCTCCTGCTGCTCTACCGCTACGCCTTCGTCTACAACGACTTCGGCTCGGCGAGCGCGATGAGCCTGCTGCTGTTCGTGGCGCTCGGCGTGTTCTCGGCGTGGTACGTCCGGCTGACGAGGAAGGCGGACCAGTCATGA
- a CDS encoding carbohydrate ABC transporter permease, with translation MRTLVSPGALRSPRGKVVYGVVFAGTLAVFVLAFMFPLYWVVTGAMKSPQELAQTPATLVPHEWHPETFADAWDQLSLGKYFLNTLIVAGGAWLAQLAIDVPAAFALSKLRPKFGNVVLGLMLATLMLPATALLVPTYVTVTDLPLLHLNLINSPAAIWLPAAANAFNIYLLKRFFDQIPDELIEAARLDGAGPVRTLWRIILPISRPILAVVSILAVVTAWKDFIWPLLVFPDTGKQTLSVMLQRVAIDMPLNVLVAGMVLASLPMVALFLAFQRQILAGLTAGSLKG, from the coding sequence ATGAGGACCCTCGTCTCCCCCGGCGCACTGCGCAGCCCGCGCGGCAAGGTCGTCTACGGCGTCGTCTTCGCCGGCACGCTCGCGGTGTTCGTGCTGGCGTTCATGTTCCCGCTGTACTGGGTCGTCACCGGCGCGATGAAGTCACCGCAGGAACTGGCGCAGACACCGGCGACGCTCGTCCCGCACGAGTGGCACCCGGAGACCTTCGCCGACGCGTGGGACCAGCTGAGCCTGGGCAAGTACTTCCTCAACACGCTGATCGTCGCCGGCGGCGCGTGGCTGGCGCAGCTGGCCATCGACGTCCCGGCCGCGTTCGCGCTGTCGAAGCTGCGGCCGAAGTTCGGCAACGTCGTGCTCGGGCTCATGCTGGCGACGCTGATGCTGCCCGCCACCGCGTTGCTCGTCCCGACGTACGTGACGGTGACGGACCTGCCGCTGCTGCACCTCAACCTGATCAACTCACCGGCCGCGATCTGGCTGCCCGCGGCGGCGAACGCGTTCAACATCTACCTGCTGAAAAGGTTCTTCGACCAGATCCCGGACGAGCTGATCGAAGCGGCTCGCCTCGACGGGGCCGGGCCGGTGCGCACGCTCTGGCGGATCATCCTGCCGATTTCGCGGCCGATCCTGGCCGTCGTGTCGATCCTCGCGGTGGTCACCGCGTGGAAGGACTTCATCTGGCCGCTGCTGGTGTTCCCGGACACCGGAAAGCAGACGCTCTCGGTGATGCTGCAGCGGGTGGCGATCGACATGCCGCTCAACGTGCTCGTCGCCGGGATGGTGCTGGCCAGCCTGCCGATGGTGGCGCTGTTCCTGGCCTTCCAGCGGCAGATCCTCGCCGGGCTGACCGCCGGCAGCCTGAAGGGCTGA
- a CDS encoding glycoside hydrolase family 13 protein has protein sequence MTDKTGWWRSAAIYQVYIRSFADGNGDGVGDLAGVRARLDHLADLGIDAIWFTPWYPSPMDDGGYDVADFRDIEPLFGTLAEAEDLIAEAHARGIRVIIDIVPNHCSDEHRWFQAALEAGPGSPERQRFWFRPGRGPDGSEPPNNWKSRFGGSAWTRVPDGEWYLHLYSSRQPDFNWENPEIRTEFEDVLRFWFDRGVDGFRIDVADGLVKDPHLPDVDNGDETPFSDQEGLHEIYRSWRKIADSYGGERVLVGEMWLPDMSRAARYLRRDELHSAFNFDFLVCPWDSKRFRDVIDRTLKAHEEVGAPAAWVLSNHDVTRHVTRYGREGDTGFSFANRLHELPVDRELGTRRARAAALLTLALPGGLYVYQGEELGLWEVLDIPDELRQDPVWARTNGTDPGRDGCRVPIPWSGSEAPFGFGAGGAWLPQPAEWRDYTAEAEAADPASMLSLYRNGLRLRRDLPTGSPEWLDLGEGVLAFRLGPGFTFALNFSDAPVPLPAGEILLASGPAGSELPTDTAVWLKS, from the coding sequence GTGACCGACAAGACCGGCTGGTGGCGGAGCGCGGCGATCTACCAGGTCTACATCCGCAGCTTCGCGGACGGCAACGGCGACGGCGTCGGCGACCTCGCCGGCGTCCGCGCCCGGCTGGACCACCTGGCCGACCTGGGCATCGACGCGATCTGGTTCACGCCGTGGTACCCGTCGCCGATGGACGACGGCGGCTACGACGTCGCCGACTTCCGGGACATCGAGCCGCTGTTCGGCACCCTCGCCGAGGCAGAGGACCTGATCGCGGAGGCGCACGCGCGCGGCATCCGGGTGATCATCGACATCGTGCCCAACCACTGCTCCGACGAGCACCGCTGGTTCCAGGCCGCGCTCGAGGCGGGCCCGGGTTCGCCGGAGCGGCAGCGGTTCTGGTTCCGGCCCGGCCGCGGCCCGGACGGCAGCGAGCCGCCGAACAACTGGAAGTCGCGCTTCGGCGGGTCCGCGTGGACGCGCGTGCCGGACGGCGAGTGGTACCTGCACCTCTACAGCTCGCGCCAGCCGGATTTCAACTGGGAAAACCCGGAGATCCGCACGGAGTTCGAGGACGTGCTGCGCTTCTGGTTCGACCGCGGCGTGGACGGTTTCCGCATCGACGTCGCCGACGGCCTGGTCAAGGACCCGCACCTGCCCGACGTCGACAACGGCGACGAGACGCCGTTCAGCGACCAGGAAGGGCTGCACGAGATCTACCGGTCGTGGCGCAAGATCGCCGACAGCTACGGCGGCGAGCGCGTGCTGGTCGGCGAAATGTGGCTGCCGGACATGTCGCGGGCCGCGCGCTACCTGCGCCGCGACGAGCTGCACTCGGCGTTCAACTTCGACTTCCTGGTCTGCCCGTGGGACAGCAAGCGCTTCCGCGACGTCATCGACCGGACGCTGAAGGCGCACGAGGAGGTCGGCGCGCCGGCCGCGTGGGTGCTGTCGAACCACGACGTCACGCGGCACGTCACGCGCTACGGCCGTGAGGGCGACACGGGGTTCAGCTTCGCGAACCGGCTGCACGAGCTGCCGGTGGACCGCGAGCTGGGCACCCGGCGGGCCCGGGCGGCGGCGCTGCTGACGCTGGCCCTGCCCGGCGGGCTGTACGTCTACCAGGGCGAGGAGCTGGGGCTCTGGGAGGTCCTGGACATCCCCGACGAGCTGCGCCAGGACCCGGTCTGGGCCCGCACGAACGGCACCGACCCCGGCCGTGACGGCTGCCGCGTCCCGATCCCGTGGTCGGGCTCGGAAGCGCCGTTCGGCTTCGGTGCCGGGGGCGCGTGGCTCCCCCAGCCCGCCGAGTGGCGGGACTACACGGCGGAAGCGGAGGCGGCGGACCCGGCGTCGATGCTGTCGCTGTACCGGAACGGGCTGCGGCTCCGGCGGGATCTCCCCACCGGTTCGCCGGAGTGGCTCGACCTCGGCGAAGGGGTGCTGGCGTTCCGGCTCGGGCCGGGGTTCACGTTCGCGCTGAACTTCTCGGACGCGCCGGTCCCGCTCCCCGCCGGGGAGATCCTGCTGGCCAGCGGGCCGGCCGGCAGCGAACTGCCGACCGACACCGCTGTCTGGCTGAAGTCCTAG
- a CDS encoding ABC transporter substrate-binding protein, with amino-acid sequence MRLLALFAVLVLAVTGCTGSGPARPGVLSVGIREPATLLPADLADQAGRLVTSALWTPLADYDAASGKVTPRAAASIESADRVHWTVKLRPATFHDGSPVTAQSYVDTWRAIASAHWVSSPVLTKLLRAREIEAAAPDTIALTLDRPSGQVPALLSAPGLVPLPASVLASRDWDGFAKAPVGNGPYRLDGGWKPGSGGTLKRVGAGKAEEIELRVGEPAAQYDAVKAGTLDLATEVPGERHEAMHGEFADRHASWALPEAGYLAFPVANPRFADATVRHGFALGVDRAALEAGPLAHQVDPAKAMLPPSAAPGERSGTCRPCTFDAAAGKALLKQAAFPGGATVYFGPGAEAWTRTLVVGLHKALDVSVTAQAAPRTDQLDGPSTVDVKQATGSPYELLSELATASGYTDDVFRQNLALADAAATPEEAGELYRLAENQLLRDLPVAPLWSGHGHAVWGSRVHDVTATPFTGPVLAGIGVS; translated from the coding sequence ATGCGCCTGCTCGCCCTGTTCGCCGTCCTCGTCCTCGCCGTCACGGGCTGTACCGGCTCCGGCCCGGCTCGGCCCGGGGTGCTGTCCGTCGGCATCCGGGAGCCCGCGACGCTGCTGCCGGCCGACCTCGCCGACCAGGCGGGCCGGCTGGTGACGAGCGCGCTGTGGACTCCGCTCGCCGACTACGACGCGGCGTCCGGGAAGGTCACCCCGCGGGCGGCGGCGTCGATCGAGAGCGCCGACCGGGTGCACTGGACGGTCAAGCTGCGGCCGGCGACGTTCCACGACGGTTCCCCGGTCACCGCGCAATCCTATGTGGACACCTGGCGGGCGATCGCCTCCGCGCACTGGGTCTCGTCCCCGGTGCTGACGAAGCTCCTGCGGGCCCGGGAGATCGAGGCGGCGGCTCCGGACACGATCGCGCTGACCCTCGACCGGCCGTCCGGCCAGGTGCCCGCGCTGCTCTCCGCGCCGGGCCTGGTGCCGCTGCCGGCGTCGGTGCTCGCCTCCCGGGACTGGGACGGGTTCGCGAAGGCCCCGGTCGGCAACGGACCGTACCGGCTCGACGGCGGCTGGAAGCCGGGTTCGGGCGGCACCCTCAAGCGCGTCGGCGCCGGGAAGGCCGAGGAGATCGAGCTGCGGGTCGGCGAACCGGCGGCCCAGTACGACGCGGTCAAAGCGGGCACGCTCGACCTCGCGACCGAGGTCCCCGGCGAGCGGCACGAGGCCATGCACGGCGAATTCGCCGACCGCCACGCGTCCTGGGCCCTGCCCGAGGCGGGCTACCTCGCGTTCCCGGTGGCGAACCCCCGGTTCGCCGACGCGACGGTCCGCCACGGCTTCGCCCTCGGCGTCGACCGCGCGGCGCTGGAGGCCGGCCCGCTCGCGCACCAGGTCGACCCGGCCAAGGCGATGCTGCCACCGTCGGCCGCCCCGGGCGAGCGCTCGGGCACCTGCCGCCCGTGCACCTTCGACGCGGCGGCCGGCAAGGCCCTGCTGAAGCAGGCGGCCTTCCCCGGTGGCGCCACCGTCTACTTCGGACCGGGCGCGGAGGCGTGGACGCGCACCCTGGTGGTCGGGCTGCACAAGGCACTGGACGTTTCCGTGACGGCACAGGCGGCCCCGCGCACGGACCAGCTCGACGGCCCGTCCACCGTGGACGTCAAGCAGGCGACCGGCAGCCCGTACGAGCTGCTGTCCGAGCTGGCCACGGCGTCGGGGTACACCGACGACGTCTTCCGCCAGAACCTGGCACTGGCCGACGCGGCGGCCACCCCGGAGGAGGCGGGCGAGCTGTACCGGCTGGCGGAGAACCAGCTGCTGCGGGACCTGCCGGTGGCGCCGCTGTGGTCGGGCCACGGCCACGCGGTCTGGGGGTCCCGGGTCCACGACGTCACGGCAACGCCGTTCACCGGCCCGGTGCTGGCGGGGATCGGCGTCTCGTGA
- a CDS encoding amino acid transporter, whose translation MSWAPAPLPEVAELFAHVRAPWWIAGGYAIELAVGRPFRTHADVDVLLLRRDQRAIQEALPSWEWWAADPPGTLRPWAPGEVLGADVDDVWCRPSASAPWRIQFMLDEARGAEWVSRRNPAVRREIKKLGGVSPEGLPYLVPEVQLFAKAHDTRPKDEQDFAAALPVLGAAQRRWLAEALETTYGPHPWLGRL comes from the coding sequence GTGAGCTGGGCGCCCGCGCCGCTGCCCGAGGTGGCCGAGCTGTTCGCCCACGTCCGAGCGCCGTGGTGGATCGCCGGCGGGTACGCGATCGAGCTGGCGGTGGGCCGGCCGTTCCGCACGCACGCCGACGTCGACGTGCTGCTGCTCCGGCGCGACCAGCGCGCGATCCAGGAGGCACTGCCGTCGTGGGAGTGGTGGGCGGCGGACCCGCCGGGCACCCTGCGGCCCTGGGCACCGGGCGAGGTACTGGGCGCCGACGTCGACGACGTGTGGTGCCGCCCGTCGGCGTCCGCGCCGTGGCGGATCCAGTTCATGCTCGACGAGGCGCGGGGTGCCGAGTGGGTCTCCCGCCGGAACCCCGCCGTGCGGCGGGAAATCAAGAAGCTGGGCGGTGTTTCGCCCGAGGGCCTCCCCTACCTGGTGCCGGAGGTGCAGCTGTTCGCCAAGGCCCACGACACCCGCCCCAAGGACGAGCAGGACTTCGCCGCCGCTTTGCCGGTGCTCGGCGCGGCACAGCGGCGTTGGCTCGCGGAGGCGCTCGAAACGACCTACGGCCCGCACCCCTGGCTCGGCCGCCTCTAG
- a CDS encoding LysR family transcriptional regulator, whose protein sequence is MTSLRQLEYLVTVVDTGSFTRAAEQLHVTQPALSHQMRALERSLGGPLLERLPRAVRLTPMGRAMLPHARAALADAERARCAARLASGTTAGELQVATVYSVSLGVLPPALRVWRRDRPEVDVRLIEFRHAGELREAMAAGEADVALGPRPGDWAGPVRELGVEEFVVVLPADGAREDDSTGEVDLATLAGCAWVHYAPGNGLAELVDAACAAAGFRPRAAVRTEQTAAAPILAAAGLGPALVPANVLPARFDGRVLRPSTPVRRTLTAYTRAAPDPLTGAFIETLVKHATV, encoded by the coding sequence ATGACAAGCCTGCGGCAGCTCGAGTACCTGGTCACGGTGGTCGACACCGGCTCGTTCACCCGCGCCGCCGAGCAGCTGCACGTGACGCAACCGGCGTTGTCGCACCAGATGCGGGCGCTCGAGCGCAGTCTCGGCGGGCCGCTGCTGGAGCGGCTGCCCCGGGCGGTCCGGCTCACGCCGATGGGCCGGGCGATGCTGCCGCACGCGCGGGCGGCGCTGGCCGACGCCGAACGCGCGCGCTGCGCGGCCCGGCTCGCCTCCGGGACGACGGCGGGTGAGCTGCAGGTCGCCACGGTGTATTCGGTGAGCCTCGGCGTGCTGCCGCCCGCGTTGCGCGTGTGGCGGCGCGACCGGCCCGAGGTCGACGTCCGGCTGATCGAGTTCCGGCACGCCGGCGAGCTGCGCGAGGCGATGGCCGCGGGCGAGGCCGACGTCGCGCTCGGCCCGCGCCCCGGCGACTGGGCGGGCCCGGTGCGTGAGCTGGGGGTGGAGGAGTTCGTCGTCGTGCTGCCCGCGGACGGCGCCCGCGAGGACGACAGCACCGGCGAAGTCGACTTGGCGACGCTCGCCGGCTGCGCGTGGGTGCACTACGCCCCGGGCAACGGCCTGGCCGAGTTGGTCGACGCGGCCTGCGCGGCGGCGGGCTTCCGCCCCCGCGCGGCTGTCCGCACCGAGCAGACGGCGGCCGCACCGATCCTCGCGGCCGCGGGCCTGGGCCCCGCGCTGGTCCCGGCGAACGTCCTGCCGGCCCGGTTCGACGGCCGGGTCCTGCGGCCGAGCACGCCGGTCCGCCGCACGCTGACGGCCTACACCCGCGCGGCCCCGGACCCGCTGACCGGTGCGTTCATCGAGACCCTCGTCAAGCACGCCACCGTCTAG
- a CDS encoding SDR family oxidoreductase: MERKTALVAGANGIIGKNLVEHLRADGGWDVVGLSRRGGPGAIAVDLLDAADTRAKIGALTGVTHLFYAAYQDRPTWAELVPPNLAMLTNLVDAVAPGLQHVSLMQGYKVYGAHLGPFKTPARETDAGHMPPEFNVDQQRFLERRAGDWTWSAIRPSVVGGTALGNPMNLALVIAVYASISKELGLPLRFPGQPGAYDSLLEMTDAGLLASATVWATGHRGAFNIANGDLFRWRELWPKLAAYFGLEAAPPLRMSLVDVMADKGPLWTSMAAEHGLSASYADVSSSWAFGDFVFGWDYDMFADTSKARRAGFHEYVETEQMFYRLFDEFRKARVIP, encoded by the coding sequence ATGGAACGCAAGACAGCTCTGGTCGCCGGGGCGAACGGGATCATCGGCAAGAACCTCGTCGAACACCTGCGGGCCGACGGTGGCTGGGACGTCGTCGGCCTGTCCCGGCGGGGCGGCCCGGGAGCGATCGCCGTCGACCTCCTCGACGCGGCCGACACCCGGGCCAAGATCGGGGCGCTGACCGGCGTCACGCACCTCTTCTACGCGGCGTACCAGGACCGGCCGACGTGGGCGGAACTCGTCCCGCCGAACCTGGCGATGCTGACGAACCTCGTCGACGCGGTGGCGCCCGGCCTGCAGCACGTCAGCCTGATGCAGGGCTACAAGGTCTACGGCGCGCACCTCGGCCCGTTCAAGACCCCGGCGCGCGAGACGGACGCCGGGCACATGCCGCCGGAGTTCAACGTCGACCAGCAGCGGTTCCTCGAACGGCGTGCGGGCGACTGGACGTGGTCGGCGATCCGGCCATCGGTGGTCGGCGGCACCGCGCTGGGGAACCCGATGAACCTGGCGCTGGTGATCGCGGTGTACGCGTCGATTTCGAAGGAACTCGGGCTGCCGCTGCGGTTCCCCGGCCAGCCCGGCGCGTACGACAGCCTGCTGGAGATGACCGACGCGGGCCTTCTGGCGTCGGCGACGGTCTGGGCGACGGGGCACCGGGGCGCCTTCAACATCGCGAACGGCGACCTGTTCCGCTGGCGCGAACTCTGGCCGAAACTGGCGGCGTACTTCGGGTTGGAAGCCGCGCCACCGCTGCGGATGTCGCTGGTGGACGTGATGGCGGACAAGGGTCCACTGTGGACGTCGATGGCTGCGGAGCACGGGCTCTCGGCGTCCTATGCGGACGTTTCGTCGTCGTGGGCGTTCGGCGACTTCGTCTTCGGCTGGGACTACGACATGTTCGCGGACACGTCGAAGGCGCGGCGAGCGGGTTTCCACGAGTACGTCGAAACCGAGCAGATGTTCTACCGGCTGTTCGACGAGTTCCGGAAGGCGCGGGTGATCCCCTGA
- a CDS encoding AraC family transcriptional regulator: MQHLLFEGDDVEALDEAVTREFSPHGLRVGRGDRAPGRFRRLHRQGLALYELGWGVPVEVAAGELPDFYNVHLPLAGEGSVRVAGREVAASCSIAGPGMTLGMSLPAGSDTLILFLPRAAVDNAVAAQTGEPPATALRFAPALADGDPAVAAWQATVRAFAQFTASPLAARSPLAAAHFEQVLVHGLVDLQPHDHLAALPAHAHPALPRAVRRAMAYCEAHVGEPVSVADMAAAARVSPRTLQDRFRADFGTTPAAYLRRVRLDRVHQDLLRIADGSASGTVAEVATRWGFTHLSRFAAYYREAYGQLPSRTADPGRAGKPESADRSADNG, from the coding sequence ATGCAGCACCTGCTGTTCGAAGGGGACGACGTCGAGGCGCTGGACGAGGCGGTGACCCGGGAGTTCTCGCCCCACGGCCTGCGCGTCGGCCGGGGGGACCGGGCGCCCGGCCGCTTCCGCCGGCTGCACCGGCAGGGGCTGGCGCTGTACGAGCTGGGGTGGGGTGTCCCGGTGGAGGTCGCGGCGGGCGAGCTGCCCGACTTCTACAACGTCCACCTCCCGCTCGCCGGGGAGGGTTCGGTGCGCGTGGCGGGCCGCGAGGTCGCCGCGTCGTGCTCGATCGCCGGACCCGGGATGACCCTGGGGATGTCCCTGCCGGCCGGCTCGGACACCCTCATCCTGTTCCTGCCGCGGGCGGCGGTGGACAACGCCGTCGCCGCGCAGACCGGCGAACCGCCCGCCACCGCCCTGCGGTTCGCCCCCGCCCTCGCCGACGGCGACCCGGCGGTGGCCGCGTGGCAGGCGACCGTGCGAGCCTTCGCGCAGTTCACCGCGTCACCGCTGGCGGCCCGGTCACCACTGGCTGCCGCGCACTTCGAACAGGTCCTCGTGCACGGCCTGGTGGACCTCCAGCCGCACGACCATTTAGCCGCGCTGCCCGCCCACGCCCATCCGGCGCTGCCGCGGGCGGTGCGACGAGCCATGGCGTACTGCGAGGCACACGTGGGCGAGCCGGTGTCGGTCGCCGACATGGCCGCGGCGGCACGGGTCAGCCCTCGCACCCTCCAGGACCGTTTCCGCGCCGACTTCGGGACCACCCCGGCGGCCTACCTCCGGCGCGTCCGGCTCGACCGGGTGCACCAGGACCTGCTGCGCATCGCGGACGGTTCCGCGTCGGGAACGGTCGCCGAGGTGGCGACGCGCTGGGGCTTCACGCACCTGAGCCGGTTCGCCGCCTACTACCGCGAGGCGTACGGGCAGCTGCCGTCCCGCACCGCCGATCCGGGCCGTGCCGGCAAGCCGGAATCCGCGGACCGTTCGGCGGATAACGGATAG
- a CDS encoding SDR family oxidoreductase: protein MVQTAVVTGAGSGIGRAVARALLEDGYQVALAGRRAGALAETAEGFENALAVPTDVSDEQAVEALFAAVRDRWGRLDLLFNNAGVSAAGTVADLSVEDWKRTVDVNLTGMFLCARQAVRLMKDQDPRGGRIINNGSISAHVPRPAGVAYTATKHAVTGLTRSISLDGRAWDVACGQIDIGNAATEMTERMAAGIPQADGRVVAEPTFDVRHVADAVRYMAGLPLGANVQFLTVTATTMPFIGRG from the coding sequence ATGGTGCAGACGGCGGTGGTCACCGGAGCGGGTTCGGGCATCGGGCGGGCCGTGGCCCGGGCGCTCCTCGAAGACGGCTACCAGGTCGCGCTGGCCGGGCGGCGCGCCGGTGCTCTCGCGGAAACCGCCGAGGGGTTCGAGAACGCGCTCGCCGTGCCCACCGACGTTTCCGACGAGCAGGCCGTCGAGGCGCTCTTCGCCGCCGTGCGTGATCGCTGGGGGCGGCTCGACCTCCTCTTCAACAACGCCGGCGTTTCGGCGGCCGGGACCGTCGCCGATCTGTCCGTCGAGGACTGGAAGCGGACCGTCGACGTCAACCTCACCGGGATGTTCCTCTGCGCGCGCCAAGCCGTGCGGCTGATGAAGGACCAGGACCCGCGAGGCGGCCGGATCATCAACAACGGCTCGATCTCCGCCCACGTGCCGCGGCCCGCCGGCGTCGCCTACACCGCGACCAAGCACGCCGTCACCGGGCTGACGCGGTCGATTTCGCTGGACGGCCGGGCCTGGGACGTCGCCTGCGGGCAGATCGACATCGGCAACGCCGCCACCGAAATGACCGAGCGGATGGCGGCCGGCATCCCGCAGGCCGACGGCCGGGTCGTCGCCGAGCCGACCTTCGACGTCCGGCACGTGGCCGACGCCGTGCGGTACATGGCCGGGCTGCCGCTCGGCGCCAACGTCCAGTTCCTCACCGTCACCGCGACGACCATGCCGTTCATCGGCCGCGGCTAG